The following nucleotide sequence is from Metamycoplasma phocicerebrale.
CCTATAGATTGAGCTGCTATTATTCCTACCGCTTCTCCTATGTTAACAACACGGTTTGTAGCTAAGTCATTTCCAAAACACATTTTGCATACGCCATTACGTGTGTTACATCCAAGAATAGATCTTATTTCCACTTCTTCAATACCAGAGTCAATTATTTTTTGAGCTATTTTATTTGTTATTAAAGCATTTCTATCACAAATCAAAATACCATTTTTATCATAAATTGGTTTGTTTGAAAAACGGCCTACAATTCTTTCTTTTAATGACACAATTATTTGATTGTTTTTAGTATCAATAATATTTTTTGCTATATATCCATATTCAGAACCACAATTTTCTTCTCTAACTACTATATTTTGAGCAACATCCACTAAACGTCTTGTTAAATAACCTGATTTAGCAGTGTTAAGAGCAGTATCTGTAAGACCTTTTCTAGCACCGTGGGTTGATGAATAAAATTCAAAAGCTGTTAACCCTTCGATAAATGATGATTTAACCGGAACTTCAACTGTTGAACGAACAACACGGTCATTTTTAGCATCAGCCTTAGTGGTTTTGGTATTGTTAGCCATTAATCCCCGCATGCCTGCTAGTTGAACATAGTTAGCAATATTACCACGAGCTCCTGAATTAATCATTGTAATAATTGGGTTTCTTGGATTTTCTTTTATTATTGTTTCTAATTCTTCTTGTATATCTTCCTTAATTTCAGCTCATTTTTTTATAGTTAATGAATATCTATCATCATCAGTTATATAACCCAAATTATAGAATTCTTTTAACTTACTAATATATTCATCACCTTCGGCTATATATTCTTTTTTCTTATGAGTTTCAAGAATATCTGAAAATGAAATTGAAATTCCAGAAGTAGTTGAATAATCAAATCCTAATTGTTTTATATTATCAAGAATAGAAGCAACAATATTTGTATATTTAAATCAAACTGTATCTAATAAATGCGCTTTTTCTTTGGCACTTAAAGGTATTAATTTATCATTTGCTCTTTGCTCATCTGAATCCATTATTTTTTTCTTTTCTTCTATTGTAAATTCAGATAATAAATCGGCATGTGATTTATCTAAAGGTTGCCCTTTATAAGTTTTTAGTTTTAAAAATTCAACTACTATATCGCCATCATCAATATCATTAATTTTATCTATTACACTTGCAACATCAGCAATGCTAATTGTAGAAACATAATTATCAAACATATAACGAATGGTTTTGGCAATATTTTTCTTGTTGAAAGCTTCTTGAGTTTCTAGTTTTTTAACATATTCAGGAATATTTGTTCCAGCCTCAACTACATATTTTTCATTAAATTGTTTTTTGTATTCCTCAAGGTTAATTGCTTTTGTTACTTTATTATCAAAAATAAATGGAAAATCTTTTGGAAAAACATTATTAAAAATGAATTTACCTACTGTAGAAATAACATATAGTTGTTTATCGGTATCGTGATATGAAAATACTTTTGAACTCTTTACTTCTTCGGCTGGTAAAGCAACACGAGAATGTAAACCAACTGTTTTGGTTTCTAATGCACGTAATAAGTGATCTAAATTATCGAAAACCCTTCCTTCGCCTTTAGCGTTTTTATCTTCTAAAGTTAAATAATATAAACCAAGTATCATATCTTGTGAAGGATTGATAATAGGTTCACCATCTTTAGGACCTAAAATATTTTTATTAGCAAGCATTAATTCACGGCTTTCTAATAAAGCTTGTTCAGAAATAGGCACATGAACAGCCATTTGGTCACCATCGAAGTCAGCGTTAAAAGGAGTACATACTAATGGATGTAATCTTATAGCTTTTCCACGAACTAATACTGGTTCAAAGGCTTGAATTGATAAACGGTGTAGGGTAGGAGCACGATTTAATAAAACTAATCTTCCTTTTATAGCTTCAGCTACATGAGGTCAAATAATAGGGTTTTGGTCTTCAATTATTTTTTTAGCATTTTTAATAGTTGTAGCTACTTCTTTTTCTATTAAACGAGCTATTATTCATGGTTCAAATAATTTAGCAGCCATCTCACGAGGAATTCCACATTGATGCATTTTTAAACTCGGACCAACAACTATAACTGAACGACCAGAATAATCAACACGTTTTCCTAAAAGGTTTTGTCTAAAACGACCTTTTTTACCAGTTAAAGCATCAGATATAGATTTAAATGGTCTATTGTCTTTTGATAAAACAGGATTTGGTGTTCTTCTTTGATTATCAATTAAAGCATCTACTGCTTCTTGGATCATACGCAATTCATTTTGAATAACTAGTCTAGGAGCATCTTTTTCTTGTCATTGTTGTAAACGATTATTTCTAATAATTACTCTACGATATAACTCATTAATATCTGATGTTGAATGTCTACCACCATCTAATTGAATTAAAGGCCTTAAATCCGCCGGAATTACAGGCAAGTTATAAATTAACATATTTGTAGGAGATTGTTTTGATTCTATGAAAGCATTAATAACTTGCAATCTTTTATATAATTTTTCTCTTGTTTGTTTTGTGGTTGTTGCAAATTTATCTGGGTTTTTTGCTTCTTGTTCATTTAATTCTTTAATTTGATTAGAAACATATAATTTTTCCGCTTGTAAATCTAGTTTTTTTAATAAATATTCAATAGCTAAAGCGCCAGTCATAATTTTAGCATCTGAATAATGCTCTATAACTTCATTTAATTCATAAAAGTCAATACCATATTCCTGACCAATTTTTGAAGTAGCTTTTTCGACCAATTCATTTATTGTGTCTTGAATATCTTCATACGCTTCTTTATCTTCTTTTTTGTTTGGATCAAAACGAGTTAATAATTCTTCTAAAGCTTCTTTATAGATAACACCAGCATCATTAATTTCAATAATTAAATTTTTAGGTAAAGACTTTAAGCCTCCGTCTTCGACAACAATATGGTTTTTATAATAAATTAAATTCTCTAATTCCTCACGACGAACTATTTTACTATATGAATTGCTTGAAATTCTTAAACCTAGTAATTTATATAAAATTGAATGATCTACTTTAAAATATCAAAAATGAACAACAGGACTATTTAATTTAATATGACCCATGTGATTTCTACGAGCTATTTTAGGTAAAATTTGTACTTTTTCTTGTTTACATAATTCAGTTCTTGTACAATATGAACCTTCATTAATTTTTTTTCATTTATGACCACAAACAGGACAACGATAATCTATCATTGGTCCAAAAATAATTTCATCAAACAAACCACCACGTTCTGGCTTATATGATTTATAGTTAATAGTTTCTGGTTTAGTTACTTCTCCATGTGATCAACTTTCAACATCTTCAGGGGTTGCTAAAGATAAGGAAATTTTTGCAATTTTTGATTCATCTAATAGATCATATTTTAAATTGTTTTTCATTATTCTGCTCCTCCATCTCAATCTTGTTGATATTTAGTATCAATTCTTTCAGCTTCTAAATCATCTTCGCTGTATGTATTATCATGTGTTTCCAATTTAATTCCTAACCCTCTTAATTCGTAAGCTAGAACGTTAAATGATTCAGGCATGCCTGGTTTTGGCAATTTTGTTCTTCTTGCTAACGAATTATATAATTGATTACGTCCATTAATATTATCTGATTTATAGGTTAATAATTCTTGTAATAAATTAGCTGCTCCGTATGATTCAATTGCTCATGTTTCCATTTCACCAAATCTTTGACCACCATTTTGGCTTTTACCTCCTAATGGTTGTTGGGTTATTAATGAATATGGACCAACTGAACGAGCATGCATCTTGTCGTCTACCATGTGGTAAAGTTTTAAATAATACATAATACCGACTGATATGGGTTGGTCAAATCTTTCGCCTGTTCTTCCATCATAAACTACTGTTTTTCCTGATGAATCTATATTTGCTTCCTCA
It contains:
- the rpoC gene encoding DNA-directed RNA polymerase subunit beta', producing MKNNLKYDLLDESKIAKISLSLATPEDVESWSHGEVTKPETINYKSYKPERGGLFDEIIFGPMIDYRCPVCGHKWKKINEGSYCTRTELCKQEKVQILPKIARRNHMGHIKLNSPVVHFWYFKVDHSILYKLLGLRISSNSYSKIVRREELENLIYYKNHIVVEDGGLKSLPKNLIIEINDAGVIYKEALEELLTRFDPNKKEDKEAYEDIQDTINELVEKATSKIGQEYGIDFYELNEVIEHYSDAKIMTGALAIEYLLKKLDLQAEKLYVSNQIKELNEQEAKNPDKFATTTKQTREKLYKRLQVINAFIESKQSPTNMLIYNLPVIPADLRPLIQLDGGRHSTSDINELYRRVIIRNNRLQQWQEKDAPRLVIQNELRMIQEAVDALIDNQRRTPNPVLSKDNRPFKSISDALTGKKGRFRQNLLGKRVDYSGRSVIVVGPSLKMHQCGIPREMAAKLFEPWIIARLIEKEVATTIKNAKKIIEDQNPIIWPHVAEAIKGRLVLLNRAPTLHRLSIQAFEPVLVRGKAIRLHPLVCTPFNADFDGDQMAVHVPISEQALLESRELMLANKNILGPKDGEPIINPSQDMILGLYYLTLEDKNAKGEGRVFDNLDHLLRALETKTVGLHSRVALPAEEVKSSKVFSYHDTDKQLYVISTVGKFIFNNVFPKDFPFIFDNKVTKAINLEEYKKQFNEKYVVEAGTNIPEYVKKLETQEAFNKKNIAKTIRYMFDNYVSTISIADVASVIDKINDIDDGDIVVEFLKLKTYKGQPLDKSHADLLSEFTIEEKKKIMDSDEQRANDKLIPLSAKEKAHLLDTVWFKYTNIVASILDNIKQLGFDYSTTSGISISFSDILETHKKKEYIAEGDEYISKLKEFYNLGYITDDDRYSLTIKKWAEIKEDIQEELETIIKENPRNPIITMINSGARGNIANYVQLAGMRGLMANNTKTTKADAKNDRVVRSTVEVPVKSSFIEGLTAFEFYSSTHGARKGLTDTALNTAKSGYLTRRLVDVAQNIVVREENCGSEYGYIAKNIIDTKNNQIIVSLKERIVGRFSNKPIYDKNGILICDRNALITNKIAQKIIDSGIEEVEIRSILGCNTRNGVCKMCFGNDLATNRVVNIGEAVGIIAAQSIGEPGTQLTMRTFHTGGVAGVEDITGGFTRLIELIDAHEQPWGKQATISPYQGRISNIEKQEDKENNYTITIETLNNENEIVKKQVSVETNKKLRVEKGQEVRIGQKLSEGPIVLKELLALTDVITVQNYLLKEIQRIYRIQGIAISDKYIEIIIRQMMSKVVISDPGESKFFAGAIVDIFDYQEENAQLLSENKKPAFGNVVIKGAKQVPLLSDSFLSAASYQETSKILVNSAISSRIDNLSGLKENIILGKKIPSGTALNTFEEHSKYDIKPSIKYFTNFEESEELEESNIDEENVIDIDALTQEYIEDSQHIKEIEDEENDLLYEEEFDAEDIKDNFEE